The sequence TATCCTTGTAATGACAAAAATCAAATCCCATTAAGAACGGATCCAATCTTAATTAGGATGGACGGAATCAATTTTTTAGTAGATGCCGGAATCGGAAATGGAAAGTTAACAGAGAAACAAAAGCGAATCTTTGGCGCAATTGAAGAGTCTAAAATAGAAGAGTCCCTTAAAGCACATGGTTTATCAACAAATGATATTGATTATATTTTAATGACACATATGCATTTTGATCATGCCTGTGGATTAACTAAACTAGAGAATGGGAAGCATTTTTCTGTGTTCCCAGAAGCAAAAATAATTGTTAATAAAATTGAATGGAATGAAATGCGCCAGCCTAATATTCGCTCAAAAAGTACCTATTGGAGAGAAAATTGGGAAGCAATTCAAGACCAAGTGGAAGTTTTTAATAAGGAATGGACGTTTGGAAAAATAAAACTTGTTCATACAGGCGGACATAGTGATGGTCATTCAATAATCGTTATAGAAGATGGGAAGGATACCGTTATTCATATGGCGGACA is a genomic window of Niallia sp. XMNu-256 containing:
- a CDS encoding MBL fold metallo-hydrolase, which codes for MDTLKLTSLKLTWLNGGINHLDGGAMFGVVPKALWERKYPCNDKNQIPLRTDPILIRMDGINFLVDAGIGNGKLTEKQKRIFGAIEESKIEESLKAHGLSTNDIDYILMTHMHFDHACGLTKLENGKHFSVFPEAKIIVNKIEWNEMRQPNIRSKSTYWRENWEAIQDQVEVFNKEWTFGKIKLVHTGGHSDGHSIIVIEDGKDTVIHMADIMATHAHQNVLWVMAYDDYPMNSIEAKQKWLKYGLDKQAWFTFYHDCFHRAIKWDHEGRVIDTIERKE